Within Rhododendron vialii isolate Sample 1 chromosome 12a, ASM3025357v1, the genomic segment TCATACATGGcattttcttctatttctaATTTGATAAAGTCAGTAATATCTGCTTTTGAATTGATTCAACacacttttcttttcccttgccTTAACTCTCATTCACTTGCAGAATAGTGCAATGTTTCAAAGAATCGAGGGAAGGTCGGCATCTTCATCATTTGAAGGAGCAACTTTGGCATCCTCGGGGATTGGCACAGCTCTACCAGATAGTTCCTTAAGTGATGCACACCAATCTATCTCTAGACCACTGCCTTATGACGCTGATCAGAGATACTCTCGTTTGCAACGCGATGGTTTGGTCTCTAGGCGTGATAAGCCAATGACTCATTTTCAAGAAGAATCACAGCCAATGAGAAGAAATATGAGTAGTTCTGGTATGGAGATATTGGGTTCTGGGAAGAGACGGAATGGAGTTGATTTTGATGAGGAGTTGAAACTTGGCCATTCAGGGTCCTCAGAGAAGGCATTAGCCACAAAAGTTGCACCTGGAGTACTTTATGTACAACCTTCTGGTGAAGAGGAAGATGTCTGCCCTACATGTCTTGATGGTACTTTACTACATCCTCATTCATACTTTAATAGCCTTTATTAACTTCTCTTGCTATTGCATTCAACATCCTTAGGATTCCTGGTGTATTTGTAGTCTTGCTACTATCATTGTTATTTAACTTGGTGCTGACTGTTGAGACTAAAAATTCATTTCCCTTCTACAGTCCTTAATggtatttttatttggaatCGGTTAATGACCTCAAAACTGGCTCATTATACTGCAGAATATACTctggaaaacccaaaaatcacgGCAAAGTGCTCACATCATTTTCACCTTGGTTGTATATACGAGTGGATGGAAAGAAGTGAAAGCTGTCCAATATGT encodes:
- the LOC131311890 gene encoding E3 ubiquitin-protein ligase At3g02290-like, with amino-acid sequence MGSFCCCPCDDDYEDYPSNSIYRHCTCLRFFFHQLFSGNSAMFQRIEGRSASSSFEGATLASSGIGTALPDSSLSDAHQSISRPLPYDADQRYSRLQRDGLVSRRDKPMTHFQEESQPMRRNMSSSGMEILGSGKRRNGVDFDEELKLGHSGSSEKALATKVAPGVLYVQPSGEEEDVCPTCLDEYTLENPKITAKCSHHFHLGCIYEWMERSESCPICGKEMEFFESP